Part of the Flavobacterium alkalisoli genome is shown below.
CATATTTATGGAAATGGTTTTCCGCAGGATAGAATACTGGATTGAAGGTGACAGGAATGCCCAGATTAAACTGGATAAGCAAAAATGGGATACCGAAAAAATAAGAAAAAAAGCTCTCAAATGGTTCATCTTTTTTATCATATCATTCCTTATAGCCAATGTGTTTCTCGCATACCTATCAGGAAGTGATAAACTCATACAAATGGTAACCGACGGGCCCGGACAGCATGTAAGTACACTTATAGCCCTGCTGATATTTACTGCAGTATTCTACTTTATCTATATCTGGTTTAGAGAACAGGTTTGTATTATAGCCTGTCCGTACGGAAGGCTTCAGGGAGTACTGCTGGATAACAAATCGATAATTGTAGCCTACGATCATAAAAGAGGTGAAAGAGAAAACGGGCGCGGTAAAATAGTTAAGAACGAAGACAGGGCGATATCCGGAAAAGGAGATTGTATAGACTGCAAGCTTTGTGTACATGTTTGCCCTACCGGTATAGACATAAGAAACGGAACGCAGCTGGAATGCATTAACTGTACTGCCTGTATAGATGAATGTAATACTGTAATGGAAAGGGTCGGTTTTCCTAAAGACCTGATACGTTATGCCAGTGAAGACGAAATAACCAAAAAGGAAAAGTTTGTTTTTACTGCCAGAATGAAAGGCTACACTGCCGTACTGCTAATCCTTATAGGAATATTTACAGGTATGCTGTTCTTAAGAAATGATGTGGAAGCCACAGTACTAAGGTTACCCGGGCAATTGTACGAGCACAAAGGAGAAAACATAAGCAATGTATATACCTACAAAATCGTGAACAAAACCACTAAAGACTTTAATGATGTTTACTTTAAGCTAAAAACACCTAAAGGGGAAGTTAAAGTGGTAGGAAAGCCTCAT
Proteins encoded:
- the ccoG gene encoding cytochrome c oxidase accessory protein CcoG encodes the protein MSNIQEEEFRDRIATINEEGKRSWIYPKKPSGKLYRYRKLVSYFLLLFLFSAPFVKINGNQFLMFNVLERRFNIFGFPFWPQDFHLFVISMIIGVIFVALFTVAFGRLFCGWVCPQTIFMEMVFRRIEYWIEGDRNAQIKLDKQKWDTEKIRKKALKWFIFFIISFLIANVFLAYLSGSDKLIQMVTDGPGQHVSTLIALLIFTAVFYFIYIWFREQVCIIACPYGRLQGVLLDNKSIIVAYDHKRGERENGRGKIVKNEDRAISGKGDCIDCKLCVHVCPTGIDIRNGTQLECINCTACIDECNTVMERVGFPKDLIRYASEDEITKKEKFVFTARMKGYTAVLLILIGIFTGMLFLRNDVEATVLRLPGQLYEHKGENISNVYTYKIVNKTTKDFNDVYFKLKTPKGEVKVVGKPHFKVPKAGIAQGTLFVEINEALLKGDKTKILLEVYDGDRLIETESSNFLGPRTFN